Proteins found in one Sorghum bicolor cultivar BTx623 chromosome 1, Sorghum_bicolor_NCBIv3, whole genome shotgun sequence genomic segment:
- the LOC8062871 gene encoding uncharacterized protein LOC8062871 yields MEASSPSRSDSFSRGGGWPRWKPRSSFERLDVVVDAAATLGESFSGSTASFIDMDPEELLFSMRWTTSEEDGFHFGLPPRACSPLLASSAGLAVFSDDSLLHLPCEGGVRDVIGGSSYADAASSGCSSPAAFHTAHSTPASVIISASRSRRPGAGAGGASKPLLATRRILLRYLRFLVPLCRKARALRRLPVPVPGRVFSAPRSSRALATTPARRSTSSSASSSGAAEYWCHGNADVDVRDAILHCKKSLLTARTEC; encoded by the coding sequence ATGGAGGCCTCGTCGCCGTCTCGCAGCGACAGCTTCTCCCGTGGCGGCGGATGGCCCAGGTGGAAGCCGCGGTCGTCCTTCGAGCGCCTGGACGTCGTCGTCGATGCCGCCGCCACCCTCGGCGAGTCTTTCAGCGGCTCCACGGCGTCCTTCATTGACATGGACCCCGAGGAGCTGTTGTTCTCGATGCGGTGGACGACGTCGGAGGAAGACGGATTCCACTTCGGCCTGCCGCCGCGCGCGTGCTCCCCGCTGCTGGCCAGCAGCGCCGGCCTCGCGGTCTTCTCCGACGACAGCCTCCTTCACCTTCCCTGCGAGGGCGGCGTCCGTGACGTTATTGGCGGATCGTCGTACGCCGACGCCGCGTCGTCggggtgctcgtcgccggcggcgtTCCACACGGCGCACAGCACGCCGGCGTCCGTGATCATCTCCGCCTCGCGGTCGCGGCGCCcaggcgcaggcgcaggcgGCGCCAGCAAGCCGCTGCTGGCGACGCGGAGGATTCTGCTCAGGTACCTGCGCTTCCTCGTGCCACTGTGCCGCAAGGCCAGGGCGCTGCGGCGGCTGCCAGTGCCAGTGCCAGGGCGGGTGTTCTCCGCGCCACGGTCCTCCAGGGCGCTGGCCACGACGCCAGCGCGCCGATCGACGTCGTCCAGCGCTTCCTCGTCTGGCGCCGCGGAGTACTGGTGCCACGGCAACGCCGACGTCGACGTGCGCGACGCCATCCTCCACTGCAAGAAGTCGTTGCTGACCGCTCGCACCGAATGCTGA
- the LOC8062874 gene encoding uncharacterized GPI-anchored protein At1g61900 produces the protein MESSSSGSCGQGTLYHWLVLFAVWLCGTQHVLSQKTTLEPKDKFLLSDPPIGLFDPIEISPSVLPHNPNPVEPLSPMYPNYTSYDPVLTGKCHVNFSALSYVMEKTAYDCSIPLAPLVADVICCPQVNSLMNIFQAAYGSGNNTLVLNQASANACFSDIVNILASKGANTNIPELCTLRPSNLTDASCPVKDVSSFEKIVNTSKLLDACSSVDPLKECCRPVCQPAIAEAAIHISSGGANTFGSSSMPGSAVGIDVVSDCKGVVHSWLSMKLSSEEANSAFRVLSGCKVNKVCPLEFDEPSSVVKACGKASSSTPSCCAALHSYIGTRQKQIFVTNLQAINCATKFGSMLQKAGVVDDIYGLCDIDLKDFSLQAFGQQGCLLRSLPTDIVFDNTTGISFTCDLSDNIAAPWPSSSSVQSLSLCAPEMSLPALPVSPKSESSGPSRTGIGVLLPLVFLTTTITI, from the exons ATGGAGAGTTCCAGTTCTGGTTCTTGTGGCCAGG GTACATTGTATCACTGGCTTGTGCTGTTTGCAGTTTGGCTTTGTGGCACCCAGCATGTTCTGTCTCAGAAAACAACACTTGAACCAAAAGATAAATTCCTTCTGTCTGATCCACCTATTGGCCTCTTTGATCCCATAGAGATTTCACCATCTGTTCTTCCACACAATCCTAACCCTGTTGAGCCACTGTCACCTATGTATCCAAATTACACATCCTATGATCCAGTCTTGACTGGAAAATGCCATGTAAATTTTTCTGCACTCTCTTATGTCATGGAGAAGACAGCATATGATTGCTCCATTCCTTTAGCACCACTAGTTGCTGATGTTATATGTTGCCCCCAAGTTAATAGCTTGATGAATATTTTCCAAGCTGCATATGGCAGTGGAAACAATACCCTAGTTCTCAACCAGGCTTCAGCAAATGCTTGTTTCTCTGACATTGTGAACATCCTTGCAAGCAAAGGGGCAAACACCAACATCCCTGAGTTATGTACTCTGAGGCCATCAAATCTTACTGATGCTTCTTGTCCTGTGAAGGATGTTAGCTCCTTTGAGAAAATAGTCAACACCAGTAAACTCCTAGATGCATGCAGCAGTGTTGACCCACTGAAAGAGTGTTGTAGGCCAGTTTGCCAACCTGCTATAGCAGAAGCAGCTATTCACATATCTTCAGGTGGAGCTAACACGTTTGGAAGTTCTAGCATGCCAGGGAGCGCTGTTGGGATTGATGTTGTTAGTGACTGTAAAGGGGTAGTTCACTCCTGGTTATCTATGAAGCTTTCATCAGAGGAAGCTAATAGTGCTTTCAGAGTATTATCTGGTTGTAAGGTGAACAAAG TTTGTCCATTGGAGTTTGATGAACCTTCCTCAGTCGTTAAGGCATGTGGCAAGGCATCATCTTCAACGCCTTCATGCTGCGCAGCATTGCACTCTTACATCGGAACTAGGCAGAAAcagatatttgtcacaaacctgCAAGCAATTAATTGCGCAACAAAGTTTGGATCAATGCTACAGAAAGCTGGTGTGGTGGATGATATTTATGGGCTTTGTGACATTGACTTGAAAGATTTCAGCTTGCAAG CTTTTGGACAGCAAG GCTGTCTACTTCGGAGCTTACCTACAGATATTGTGTTTGACAACACTACTGGCATTAGCTTTACATGCGATTTGAGTGACAATATTGCAGCACCATGGCCCTCCTCATCTTCTGTCCAATCATTGTCACTTTGTGCTCCAG AAATGTCGCTGCCTGCTTTGCCTGTCTCACCGAAATCAGAAAGCTCAG GGCCCTCCAGAACTGGGATTGGTGTTTTGTTGCCGCTTGTATTCCTCACGACGACCATCACTATCTGA